The Pyrenophora tritici-repentis strain M4 chromosome 3, whole genome shotgun sequence genome has a window encoding:
- a CDS encoding BetA, Choline dehydrogenase and related flavoprotein has translation MVASTTWKTVIPIAFLASSVIADPCAGGEWDVIIVGSGPAGIVTADRMSEAGKKTLLLEQGGSSYYVTGGLERPEWLNDTELSRVDVPGLYGSIFSNGGTLRCPYAVVNAFQGCTVGGSSAINAGLFFQPPASDWDRYFPEGWKNKDMQSAIEKVRTTQPSTDSPSQDGKRYLQSGYEAAHEWIVDCAGFADVGLNDGAANHTKTKVFGHPIWYYENGQRSGPVKTYLQSALKRSNFKLQTGTKVLRVRREGDVATGVDVQTTGSSDSQSICIKEGGMIISSAGTLLSPQLLMWSGIGSPETLTNLSIAGNLTVAPQDWINNTAVGDKVFDNPNSFIELYSKAISSFDYSYSDPPTDAKELYLNNRSGPYTFASQTSAFWDYIQQGNETVGCQGTIDSDGAFGLMSNGTVTLNVYGTSGLRSFGRVSLDARGIAIPTKDFFYSNPRDASAIATFIHNIFASLPDSLTPLNVAKNATVEELVTWLTTKSEYTLGHVQHWSSSCRMETCVDADTRVIGMKNLYVVDASIVPPLTTNPVMGIMIAAERAVERILGA, from the exons ATGGTCGCATCAACAACATGGAAGACGGTCATCCCGATTGCGTTTCTAGCAAGCAGCGTTATAGCGGACCCATGTGCAGGCGGTGAATGGGATGTCATCATTGTTG GCTCCGGACCAGCCGGCATCGTCACGGCAGACCGCATGAGCGAAGCTGGAAAGAAGACACTCCTACTAGAACAGGGTGGATCATCCTACTACGTTACTGGCGGTCTCGAACGACCAGAATGGTTGAATGACACAGAGCTTAGCCGAGTCGATGTACCCGGCTTGTACGGCTCAATCTTCTCAAATGGCGGCACCTTGAGATGCCCATACGCCGTTGTCAATGCCTTCCAGGGCTGCACAGTTGGAGGTAGCTCTGCCATCAACGCAGGACTCTTCTTTCAGCCGCCGGCAAGTGACTGGGATCGTTATTTCCCCGAGGGCTGGAAGAATAAAGACATGCAAAGTGCCATTGAGAAAGTCCGAACGACACAACCCAGCACCGATAGCCCGTCGCAGGATGGAAAGAGATATTTGCAGAGCGGCTACGAAGCTGCGCACGAATGGATTGTCGACTGCGCAGGATTTGCAGACGTTGGCCTGAATGACGGAGCTGCGAACCACACCAAGACCAAGGTTTTCGGCCATCCTATCTGGTACTATGAAAACGGCCAACGAAGCGGGCCTGTCAAGACATATCTTCAATCAGCACTCAAGCGATCCAACTTCAAACTTCAAACCGGCACCAAGGTCCTTCGTGTCCGTCGCGAGGGCGATGTAGCAACCGGCGTCGACGTCCAAACCACAGGATCAAGCGACAGCCAAAGTATTTGCATCAAAGAAGGAGGAATGATCATCTCCTCTGCCGGTACTCTTCTCAGCCCACAACTACTCATGTGGTCCGGCATCGGTTCCCCAGAAACACTCACGAACCTCTCCATCGCCGGAAACTTGACAGTCGCGCCTCAAGACTGGATCAACAACACAGCCGTTGGCGACAAAGTCTTCGACAACCCCAACAGCTTCATCGAACTCTACTCCAAAGCCATTTCGTCCTTTGACTACAGCTACTCCGACCCACCCACCGACGCAAAGGAACTCTACCTAAACAACCGCTCCGGCCCCTACACCTTCGCCTCACAAACCAGTGCCTTCTGGGACTACATCCAGCAAGGCAACGAAACCGTCGGCTGCCAAGGCACTATCGACTCTGACGGCGCATTCGGCCTCATGTCCAACGGCACCGTCACACTAAACGTCTACGGCACATCCGGCCTCCGCTCCTTCGGCCGCGTATCCCTCGACGCCCGCGGCATCGCCATTCCAACAAAAGACTTCTTCTACTCTAATCCCCGCGACGCCTCCGCCATTGCAACATTCATCCACAACATCTTCGCCTCGCTCCCAGACTCCCTTACGCCCCTCAACGTAGCCAAGAACGCAACCGTCGAGGAACTCGTCACCTGGCTTACGACGAAGAGCGAATACACGTTGGGCCATGTGCAGCATTGGA